Proteins from a single region of Rhodovibrio salinarum DSM 9154:
- a CDS encoding gamma-glutamyl-gamma-aminobutyrate hydrolase family protein: MSARPLVGVTASARGGRWMWWANRIAIWRAGGQARRITVDDPGPPDDIDALLVGGGDDIDAELYGLDLRLGLRIDKERDRLELDRLERAHARGLPVLGVCRGAQILNVFRGGTLHPDIYEAYGRLPPQRTVLPRKRITIVEDSRLYRVMGLRRCRVNSLHHQSIDKLGQDLRAVARDKYRIVQGIDCESGQFVLGVQWHPEFVPLNSHHQALYKALVRSA; the protein is encoded by the coding sequence ATGAGCGCACGGCCGCTCGTGGGGGTCACCGCCTCCGCCCGGGGCGGACGCTGGATGTGGTGGGCGAACCGCATAGCCATCTGGCGCGCCGGCGGGCAGGCCCGGCGAATCACCGTCGACGATCCCGGTCCGCCGGACGATATCGACGCGCTGCTGGTGGGCGGCGGCGACGACATCGACGCCGAGCTGTACGGCCTGGACCTGCGTCTGGGCCTGCGCATCGACAAGGAGCGCGACCGCCTGGAACTGGACCGGCTGGAGCGCGCGCATGCCCGGGGGCTGCCGGTCCTGGGCGTCTGCCGGGGCGCGCAGATCCTGAACGTCTTCCGCGGCGGCACGCTGCACCCGGACATCTACGAGGCTTACGGCCGCTTGCCGCCGCAGCGCACGGTGCTGCCGCGCAAGCGCATCACCATTGTCGAGGACAGTCGGCTCTACCGCGTGATGGGGCTGCGCCGCTGCCGGGTCAACTCGCTGCACCACCAGTCGATCGACAAGCTGGGCCAGGACCTCCGGGCGGTCGCCCGCGACAAGTACCGAATCGTTCAGGGCATCGACTGCGAGAGCGGCCAGTTCGTGCTGGGCGTGCAGTGGCATCCCGAGTTCGTGCCCCTGAATAGCCACCACCAGGCGCTCTACAAGGCGCTTGTGCGATCGGCTTGA
- a CDS encoding thioredoxin family protein has translation MAAMETPVCEFGWKPADFALKGTDGKTYTLADAAGPNGLLVVFICNHCPYVRAVIDRLVDDVTQLQDKGIGAIAIMPNDTETYPDDSFDKMQAFAKQHGFTFPYVIDETQEVAKAYGAVCTPDFFGFNADLELQYRGRLDESRKEAAPNAKRELLEAMTQVAETGQGPREQVPSMGCSIKWKSAA, from the coding sequence ATGGCCGCGATGGAGACGCCGGTTTGCGAGTTCGGCTGGAAGCCGGCCGACTTCGCGCTCAAGGGCACGGACGGCAAGACCTATACGCTGGCCGACGCGGCCGGACCGAACGGCCTGTTGGTCGTGTTCATCTGCAACCACTGCCCCTATGTGCGCGCGGTGATCGACCGCTTGGTCGACGACGTGACGCAGCTTCAGGATAAAGGGATTGGTGCGATCGCGATCATGCCGAACGACACGGAAACCTATCCGGACGACTCGTTCGACAAGATGCAGGCCTTCGCCAAGCAGCACGGCTTCACCTTCCCCTACGTCATCGACGAGACGCAGGAGGTCGCCAAGGCCTATGGCGCGGTCTGCACGCCGGACTTCTTCGGCTTCAACGCGGATCTGGAACTACAGTATCGTGGCCGCCTGGATGAATCCCGGAAGGAGGCCGCGCCGAATGCCAAGCGCGAGCTGCTGGAAGCGATGACCCAGGTCGCCGAAACCGGTCAAGGCCCGCGCGAGCAGGTCCCCTCCATGGGCTGCTCGATCAAGTGGAAGTCGGCGGCATAA
- a CDS encoding DUF2794 domain-containing protein, producing the protein MSQGSGAKSQQQVFWTRAELQQLLNLYSTHVANGDWRDYAIDHKKGIALFSVFRHTMERPMFSIAKKPQGQIYEVWQGPQRLKRSGTLKGALEVFEKKARLRVVS; encoded by the coding sequence ATGAGCCAGGGAAGCGGGGCCAAGAGCCAACAGCAGGTCTTCTGGACACGCGCCGAACTGCAGCAGCTCCTGAACCTCTATTCCACGCACGTGGCGAACGGCGACTGGCGCGATTACGCGATCGATCACAAGAAGGGCATCGCCCTCTTCTCGGTGTTCCGGCACACGATGGAACGCCCGATGTTCTCGATCGCCAAAAAGCCGCAGGGACAGATCTACGAGGTCTGGCAGGGGCCGCAACGCCTGAAGCGATCCGGCACCCTCAAGGGCGCGCTCGAAGTGTTCGAGAAGAAGGCGCGCCTGCGGGTGGTGTCGTAG
- the purQ gene encoding phosphoribosylformylglycinamidine synthase subunit PurQ codes for MQAAVIVFPGSNCDRDVAVALERASGQRPLMVWHKDSVLPDVDLIVLPGGFSYGDYLRSGAIAAHSPVLRDVKARAEKGTAVLGICNGFQVLIESGLLPGGLLRNESLKYICKDVGLTVQSNESVFTRHYHSDQRVVFPIAHGDGNYFIDESGRKRLEDEERIAFRYCDTKGQVTPEANPNGSVANIAGIYNKQRNVLGMMPHPERLADPALGGNDGAAMFDGLVEALS; via the coding sequence ATGCAGGCCGCTGTCATCGTCTTCCCCGGTTCCAACTGCGACCGCGATGTCGCGGTTGCCCTCGAACGCGCTTCCGGTCAGCGCCCGCTCATGGTCTGGCACAAGGACAGCGTCCTCCCCGACGTCGACCTGATCGTCCTGCCCGGCGGCTTTTCCTACGGCGACTATCTGCGTTCCGGGGCGATCGCCGCGCACTCCCCGGTGCTGCGCGACGTCAAGGCGCGCGCGGAGAAGGGCACGGCGGTGCTGGGCATCTGCAACGGCTTTCAGGTGCTGATCGAATCCGGCCTGCTGCCGGGCGGGCTGCTGCGCAACGAATCGCTGAAGTACATCTGCAAGGACGTCGGCTTGACGGTGCAGAGCAACGAGAGCGTGTTCACCCGGCACTACCACAGCGACCAACGTGTCGTGTTCCCGATCGCCCACGGCGACGGAAACTACTTCATCGACGAGTCCGGCCGGAAGCGCCTGGAGGACGAGGAGCGGATCGCCTTCCGGTATTGCGACACCAAGGGCCAGGTGACGCCGGAAGCCAACCCGAACGGGTCGGTCGCCAACATTGCCGGTATCTACAACAAACAGCGCAACGTCCTGGGTATGATGCCCCACCCCGAACGCCTGGCCGACCCCGCACTCGGCGGAAACGACGGGGCCGCGATGTTCGACGGCCTGGTGGAGGCGCTGTCGTGA
- the folP gene encoding dihydropteroate synthase codes for MSEQMYFTPTWIGGPHATPDSALPLAGGNLSFGACEVARRDPATPGAVKREVLTIPELAGIDGARDWLHALSSPRAEIAGLRFDQPRVMGVINCTPDSFSDGGERFDADKAVADGLAMWQAGATLLDVGGESTRPGAEPVPVEEELRRIRPVVERLAAEGCRISIDTRNAPVMREAVRLGAAIVNDVSGLTHDPDAMTTVAELDVPVVLMHIRGTPQTMQRRPSYDDATLDVYDELKARVDACLKAGIGLEQIIVDPGIGFGKTVQHNLELLNRAALFQGMGCPVLLGISRKSTIGKLSGGAPAGRERLPGSLAAALMGAARGVQVIRVHDVPETLQALAVWQAGELVRAPEGV; via the coding sequence ATGAGTGAGCAGATGTATTTCACGCCGACCTGGATTGGTGGTCCGCACGCCACCCCGGACTCCGCGCTGCCGCTAGCGGGTGGGAACTTGTCCTTCGGCGCATGCGAGGTGGCGCGGCGCGATCCGGCGACTCCCGGGGCGGTCAAGCGGGAGGTGCTGACGATCCCGGAGTTGGCGGGCATTGATGGCGCGCGCGACTGGTTGCACGCGCTTTCCAGCCCGCGCGCGGAGATCGCAGGGCTTCGTTTCGACCAGCCGCGGGTGATGGGCGTAATCAACTGCACGCCCGACAGTTTCTCCGATGGCGGCGAGCGGTTCGACGCCGACAAGGCGGTCGCCGATGGCCTGGCGATGTGGCAGGCGGGCGCCACGCTCCTGGACGTCGGCGGCGAATCCACACGACCCGGCGCGGAGCCGGTCCCGGTGGAGGAAGAACTGCGCCGTATCCGTCCGGTGGTCGAGCGGCTGGCGGCGGAAGGTTGCCGCATCTCGATCGATACGCGCAACGCGCCCGTCATGCGCGAGGCAGTTCGGCTGGGGGCGGCGATCGTCAACGACGTCAGCGGCCTGACCCACGATCCTGACGCGATGACGACTGTGGCCGAACTCGATGTGCCGGTGGTCCTGATGCACATCCGGGGCACGCCGCAGACGATGCAGCGCCGCCCGAGCTACGACGACGCCACGCTGGACGTTTATGACGAGCTGAAGGCCCGCGTCGACGCCTGCCTGAAGGCTGGGATCGGGCTGGAGCAGATCATCGTCGATCCCGGGATCGGATTCGGCAAGACGGTCCAGCACAATCTGGAACTTCTGAACCGGGCGGCGCTGTTCCAGGGGATGGGCTGCCCGGTGCTGCTCGGCATCTCGCGCAAGTCGACGATCGGCAAGCTGTCCGGCGGCGCGCCAGCGGGCCGGGAGCGGCTGCCGGGCTCGCTCGCCGCCGCGCTGATGGGCGCGGCACGCGGGGTGCAGGTGATCCGCGTGCACGACGTGCCGGAGACGTTGCAGGCGCTCGCCGTCTGGCAGGCGGGCGAGCTGGTGCGGGCACCGGAAGGCGTTTGA
- the grxD gene encoding Grx4 family monothiol glutaredoxin: MADQSVHDRIQQEISDNDVTVYMKGTPTFPQCGFSAAVVQVLNHLGVTYHGVNVLEDPGLREGIKEFSNWPTIPQLYVKGEFLGGCDIVREMFQTGELQDTLQQKGIEVQNAA, translated from the coding sequence ATGGCCGACCAATCCGTCCACGACCGCATCCAGCAGGAAATCTCCGACAACGACGTCACCGTCTACATGAAGGGGACGCCGACCTTCCCGCAGTGCGGCTTCTCCGCCGCAGTGGTGCAGGTGCTCAATCACCTGGGCGTCACCTACCACGGGGTGAACGTGCTGGAGGATCCGGGCCTGCGCGAAGGCATCAAGGAGTTCTCCAACTGGCCGACGATCCCGCAGCTCTACGTCAAGGGCGAGTTCCTGGGCGGCTGCGACATCGTCCGCGAGATGTTCCAGACCGGCGAGCTGCAGGACACCCTGCAGCAGAAGGGCATCGAGGTGCAGAACGCGGCGTAA
- a CDS encoding amidoligase family protein: MMSDNPIQPATTTTADGKPRQVGVEIEFAGLECRPAARIVAEVTGGKLQEVDRYRYLIEETGQGTYVVELDTQYVHPEEGGKAEERVKLESERLGRALEEGLRTAIGEVTRMYLPVELVCPPVEIAELARLDEMTRRLRRAGALGTRESVVYAFGLQLNLDLPAMDAGTILRYLRAYLLCADWLRRDIGIDLTRRVLPFIQPYPKTYIQRVLAPGYEPNLGQLIDDYLVYNPSRNRDLDLLPLFTFLAPQKVRAAVDDPRLKARPALHYRLPDSRIDDPDWGIVQEWNRWARTVEALAEDPDRLQAMAQSYRRYLEDAWFPDWAEAADAWLK, encoded by the coding sequence ATGATGTCCGACAATCCGATCCAGCCCGCCACGACAACCACCGCCGACGGCAAGCCGCGTCAGGTCGGCGTAGAGATCGAGTTCGCCGGTCTGGAGTGCCGGCCCGCGGCGCGGATCGTGGCCGAGGTGACCGGTGGCAAGCTGCAGGAGGTTGACCGCTATCGCTACCTGATCGAGGAGACCGGGCAGGGCACCTACGTCGTCGAACTGGACACGCAGTATGTCCACCCCGAGGAAGGCGGGAAGGCCGAGGAACGCGTCAAGCTGGAGAGCGAACGCCTGGGCCGCGCGCTGGAAGAGGGGTTGCGCACCGCGATCGGTGAGGTGACGCGCATGTACCTGCCGGTCGAGCTGGTCTGTCCGCCGGTCGAGATCGCGGAGCTTGCCCGGCTGGACGAGATGACCCGGCGCCTGCGCCGCGCCGGTGCGCTGGGTACGCGGGAGTCGGTGGTTTACGCCTTCGGGCTGCAGTTGAATTTGGACCTGCCGGCGATGGATGCCGGCACGATCCTGCGCTACCTGCGCGCCTATCTGTTGTGCGCGGACTGGCTGCGCCGGGATATCGGCATCGACCTGACCCGTCGGGTGCTGCCGTTTATCCAGCCCTATCCCAAAACCTACATTCAGCGCGTGCTCGCACCCGGTTACGAGCCGAACCTGGGGCAACTGATCGACGATTACCTCGTCTACAACCCCAGCCGGAACCGCGACCTGGACCTGCTGCCGCTGTTCACCTTCCTGGCGCCGCAGAAGGTGCGGGCGGCGGTCGACGATCCCCGCCTGAAGGCACGCCCGGCGCTGCACTATCGCTTGCCGGACAGTCGGATCGATGATCCCGATTGGGGGATCGTGCAGGAATGGAACCGTTGGGCCCGCACGGTGGAGGCGCTGGCCGAGGACCCCGATCGGCTGCAGGCGATGGCACAGTCTTACCGGCGCTACCTTGAAGACGCCTGGTTCCCCGACTGGGCGGAAGCTGCGGACGCTTGGCTCAAGTGA
- the glmM gene encoding phosphoglucosamine mutase, with amino-acid sequence MTRELFGTDGIRGTANCHPVTAETAMAVAMAAGEQFRRGDHRHLVVIGKDTRLSGYLLEPALTAGFVAAGMDVVLTGPIPTPAVGMLTHSLRADLGVVISASHNPYADNGIKLFGPDGFKLSDAVEAAIERRVQQGMQHSRAAPDQLGRARRLDDADGRYIEFVKSTFPRRLRLDGLKIVVDCAHGAAYKVAPRVFYELGAEVVPIACDPDGFNINDCCGATAPTAMQEAVVAHGAHIGLALDGDADRLIVADENGRLIDGDQLMALVVGFMQDEGALSGGGLVATVMSNLGLERHLKARGLELIRTPVGDRYVVERMRRDGYNVGGEQSGHIVLSDYTTTGDGLIAALQVLAVLVETQQAASRALNVFQPVPQKLTSVRVADRTVLDDARAQDAIQATERALADQGRLVIRASGTEPKIRVMAEADDAELVDRQVDGLARRIKEIAEDRAHQSKRSSAAE; translated from the coding sequence ATGACCCGCGAGCTTTTCGGCACCGACGGTATCCGCGGCACCGCCAACTGCCATCCGGTCACGGCGGAAACCGCGATGGCCGTGGCGATGGCGGCCGGAGAGCAGTTTCGGCGCGGCGACCACCGGCATCTGGTGGTGATCGGCAAGGATACGCGGCTGTCCGGCTACCTGCTGGAGCCAGCGCTCACGGCCGGATTCGTCGCCGCGGGCATGGACGTGGTGCTGACCGGTCCGATCCCCACCCCGGCGGTGGGCATGCTGACGCACTCGCTACGAGCCGATCTGGGCGTGGTCATCTCGGCTTCCCACAATCCGTATGCGGATAACGGCATCAAGCTGTTCGGTCCGGATGGCTTCAAGCTGTCCGACGCGGTTGAGGCGGCGATCGAGCGGCGCGTGCAGCAGGGCATGCAGCACAGCCGGGCCGCACCGGATCAACTGGGCCGGGCCCGTCGCCTGGACGATGCCGACGGACGCTATATCGAGTTCGTCAAAAGCACCTTCCCGCGTCGACTGCGTCTGGATGGTCTGAAGATCGTGGTCGATTGCGCCCACGGCGCGGCCTACAAGGTGGCGCCCCGGGTGTTCTACGAGTTGGGCGCCGAAGTTGTGCCGATCGCCTGCGATCCGGACGGCTTCAACATCAACGACTGCTGCGGTGCGACCGCGCCGACGGCGATGCAGGAAGCTGTCGTCGCGCATGGCGCACACATCGGCTTGGCGCTGGACGGCGACGCGGACCGCTTGATCGTGGCCGACGAGAACGGTCGGCTGATCGACGGCGATCAGTTGATGGCGCTCGTGGTCGGGTTCATGCAGGACGAGGGCGCGCTGTCCGGCGGCGGTCTGGTCGCCACGGTGATGTCCAACCTGGGCCTGGAACGCCATCTGAAGGCGCGTGGATTGGAGCTGATCCGTACCCCGGTCGGCGACCGCTACGTGGTCGAACGGATGCGGCGCGACGGCTACAACGTCGGCGGCGAGCAGTCCGGTCATATCGTGCTGTCGGATTACACGACCACCGGCGACGGTCTGATTGCCGCCCTGCAGGTGCTGGCCGTGCTGGTCGAGACCCAGCAGGCGGCAAGCCGGGCGCTCAACGTCTTCCAGCCGGTACCGCAGAAGCTGACGAGCGTGCGTGTCGCCGATCGCACCGTGCTGGACGACGCGCGGGCGCAGGATGCGATCCAGGCGACCGAGCGCGCGCTGGCCGATCAGGGGCGCCTGGTGATCCGCGCGTCCGGCACCGAGCCCAAAATCCGCGTGATGGCGGAAGCTGACGATGCAGAGCTGGTCGACCGCCAGGTCGATGGTCTGGCGCGGCGGATCAAGGAAATCGCGGAAGACCGGGCGCACCAGAGCAAACGCTCCAGCGCCGCGGAATAG
- the purL gene encoding phosphoribosylformylglycinamidine synthase subunit PurL, translating to MSEPNPEITDALVAEHGLNAEEYARVQEILGRTPNLVELGIFSVMWSEHCSYKSSKKWLKTLPTEGPQVIQGPGENAGVVDIGDGQAAVFKMESHNHPSFIEPYQGAATGVGGILRDVFTMGARPIANLNALRFGDPQHPKTRHLVSGVVAGIGGYGNCVGVPTVAGEVNFHPAYNGNILVNAMTVGLAEADRIFYAKAHGAGNPVVYVGSKTGRDGIHGATMASASFDADSEEKRPTVQVGDPFTEKLLIEACLELMATDAVIGIQDMGAAGLTSSSFEMASKGGSGVALNLDHVPVREDGMSAYEIMLSESQERMLMVLKPGREAEAKAIFDKWDLDFAVVGELTDTGRMVIQKGGEQVCDLPIDPLAEAAPEYDRPWEPTPAQAEVDATDVPAHDATRALETLIASPDLCSRRWVWEQYDHMVGADTVQRPGGDAGVVRVHGTDKALAVTVDCTPRYVLADPIQGGRQAVAEAYRNITATGAKPLAVTDNMNFGNPEKPLVMGQFVGSCQGMGEACQALDTPVVSGNVSLYNETGETAILPTPAIGGVGLLDELSAMATIGFKAGDEAIILIGETHGHLGQSLYLRELCGREDGPPPPVDLDAERRNGDFVRDLIRSGKVTACHDLSDGGLFVALAEMAMAGDLGATLEPPEEIALHAWLFGEDQARYLVTAPQAGAILQAAQAAQVPAYAIGRTGGRALKVADGPSISVEQVRAAHESWLPTFMSAAD from the coding sequence GTGAGCGAACCGAACCCGGAAATCACCGACGCCCTGGTCGCCGAGCACGGCCTGAATGCGGAGGAATATGCCCGCGTCCAGGAGATCCTGGGCCGCACGCCGAACCTGGTGGAACTCGGCATCTTCTCCGTGATGTGGAGCGAGCACTGCTCCTACAAGTCGTCGAAGAAGTGGCTGAAGACACTGCCGACGGAAGGCCCGCAGGTGATCCAGGGCCCGGGCGAGAACGCCGGAGTGGTCGACATCGGCGACGGCCAGGCCGCCGTGTTCAAGATGGAGAGCCACAACCACCCCTCCTTCATCGAGCCGTATCAGGGCGCGGCGACCGGCGTGGGCGGCATCCTGCGCGACGTCTTCACGATGGGCGCGCGCCCGATCGCCAACCTGAACGCCCTGCGCTTCGGCGATCCGCAGCATCCCAAGACGCGCCATCTGGTCTCCGGCGTGGTCGCGGGCATCGGTGGCTACGGCAACTGCGTGGGCGTGCCCACGGTCGCCGGCGAGGTGAACTTCCACCCGGCCTATAACGGCAACATCCTGGTCAACGCGATGACCGTGGGCCTCGCGGAAGCGGACCGGATCTTCTACGCCAAGGCGCATGGCGCCGGAAACCCGGTGGTCTACGTCGGCTCCAAAACCGGGCGCGACGGCATCCATGGCGCGACCATGGCCTCCGCCTCGTTCGACGCGGACAGCGAGGAAAAGCGCCCGACCGTGCAGGTCGGCGACCCCTTCACCGAGAAGCTGCTGATCGAGGCCTGCCTGGAACTGATGGCGACCGACGCGGTGATCGGCATCCAGGACATGGGCGCGGCCGGCCTGACCTCGAGTTCGTTCGAGATGGCGTCCAAGGGCGGCAGCGGGGTCGCGCTGAACCTGGACCATGTCCCGGTGCGCGAGGACGGAATGAGCGCCTACGAGATCATGCTCTCCGAAAGCCAGGAGCGCATGCTGATGGTGCTCAAGCCCGGCCGCGAAGCCGAGGCCAAGGCGATCTTCGACAAGTGGGACCTGGATTTCGCGGTGGTCGGCGAGCTGACCGACACCGGGCGGATGGTGATCCAGAAAGGCGGCGAGCAGGTCTGCGACCTGCCGATCGACCCGCTGGCGGAAGCCGCCCCGGAGTACGACCGCCCCTGGGAGCCCACGCCCGCGCAGGCCGAGGTCGACGCGACCGACGTGCCGGCGCACGACGCGACCCGCGCGCTCGAGACGCTGATCGCCAGCCCCGACCTCTGCTCGCGCCGCTGGGTGTGGGAGCAGTACGATCACATGGTCGGCGCCGATACCGTGCAGCGCCCAGGCGGCGACGCCGGCGTGGTGCGCGTTCACGGCACCGACAAGGCACTCGCGGTCACGGTCGACTGCACGCCGCGCTATGTGCTGGCCGATCCGATCCAGGGGGGACGCCAAGCGGTCGCGGAGGCCTACCGCAACATCACCGCAACCGGTGCCAAGCCGTTGGCGGTGACCGACAACATGAATTTCGGCAACCCCGAAAAGCCCTTGGTGATGGGTCAGTTCGTCGGCTCCTGCCAGGGCATGGGCGAGGCCTGCCAGGCGCTCGACACGCCGGTCGTCTCGGGCAACGTCTCGCTCTACAACGAGACCGGCGAGACCGCGATCCTGCCCACCCCCGCGATCGGCGGCGTCGGCCTGCTCGATGAGCTGTCGGCGATGGCGACGATCGGTTTCAAGGCGGGCGACGAGGCGATCATCCTGATCGGCGAAACACACGGCCATTTGGGCCAGTCGCTCTACCTGCGCGAACTGTGCGGCCGGGAGGACGGGCCGCCGCCGCCGGTCGATCTGGACGCCGAGCGGCGCAATGGCGATTTCGTCCGCGACCTGATCCGCAGCGGCAAGGTCACCGCCTGCCACGACCTGTCGGATGGCGGACTGTTCGTGGCGCTGGCGGAAATGGCGATGGCCGGCGATCTGGGCGCAACACTCGAACCGCCCGAGGAGATCGCCCTGCATGCCTGGTTGTTCGGCGAGGACCAAGCGCGCTACCTGGTGACCGCACCGCAGGCGGGCGCTATCCTGCAGGCTGCGCAGGCGGCACAGGTGCCCGCCTACGCGATCGGACGCACGGGCGGGCGCGCGTTGAAAGTGGCGGATGGCCCGTCCATATCCGTCGAACAGGTGCGGGCAGCGCATGAAAGCTGGCTGCCGACCTTCATGTCGGCGGCTGACTGA
- the purS gene encoding phosphoribosylformylglycinamidine synthase subunit PurS — MKARVHVTLKTGVLDPQGKAIQHALSQLDFDGVEGVRTGKVFELELTDTDQTHARERVEAMCQQLLANTVIENYDIEIG, encoded by the coding sequence GTGAAAGCCCGCGTCCACGTCACCCTCAAGACCGGCGTCCTGGACCCCCAGGGCAAAGCGATCCAACACGCGCTCAGCCAGCTCGACTTCGACGGCGTCGAGGGCGTACGTACCGGCAAGGTGTTCGAGCTGGAACTGACCGATACCGACCAGACGCACGCACGCGAGCGGGTGGAGGCGATGTGCCAGCAGCTGCTCGCCAACACCGTGATCGAAAACTACGACATCGAGATCGGCTAG
- a CDS encoding nucleoside recognition domain-containing protein: protein MTEKGRADVRPLSAHADLPRTLGRSGGVRTVNVVFLVLVLVAFVVAAVRQIGWTPPAGAEEPTSPMEQLGLGVVDAAEGSVTLALGLVGVMALFLGLMKVAEAGGLLRVVAKALRPVMVRLFPEVPANHPAMGAMILNLSANVLGLGNAATPFGIRAMQQLDTINPHKGTASNAMVLFLAMNTSSVTLLPTGVIALRAAAGSDDPAGIVPTTLFATICSTAVAITTAKLLQRFWSYPKPAVDEPAAGWAEVHDRPEEQPHQSDDPSQPAADDETSEEVWDTELPDAASEAYPGWVSALVFAVVAALIPLTVVYGKTIAPWIIPGLIVLLLGYGALNRVRVYEVFVEGARDGFQVALRIIPYLVAILVAVGMLRDSGALALLIDPLSQVTRLFGLPGEALPMAILRPLSGSGAYGVLASIIQDPAIGPDSYTGYLVSTFQGSTETTFYVLAVYFGAVQIRRIRHALAAALTADIAGILAAVAIVAYLYG from the coding sequence ATGACCGAGAAGGGCCGGGCGGATGTGCGCCCGCTTTCGGCGCACGCCGATCTGCCGCGTACCCTTGGCCGTTCGGGAGGCGTCCGGACCGTGAACGTCGTATTCCTCGTCCTCGTACTGGTGGCCTTCGTCGTTGCCGCCGTCCGTCAGATCGGCTGGACCCCGCCGGCGGGGGCGGAAGAGCCGACCTCGCCGATGGAGCAGTTGGGCCTGGGCGTGGTCGACGCGGCCGAAGGCTCGGTCACGCTGGCCCTCGGGCTGGTCGGTGTGATGGCGCTGTTCCTCGGCCTGATGAAGGTCGCGGAGGCCGGCGGCCTGCTGCGCGTCGTCGCCAAGGCGCTCAGGCCCGTGATGGTGCGTCTGTTTCCGGAAGTGCCGGCGAACCATCCGGCGATGGGCGCGATGATCCTGAACCTCTCGGCCAACGTGCTGGGGCTGGGTAACGCGGCCACGCCGTTCGGTATCCGCGCGATGCAGCAGCTGGACACGATCAATCCGCACAAGGGCACGGCCAGCAACGCCATGGTGCTGTTCCTGGCGATGAACACCTCCTCGGTGACGCTACTGCCCACCGGCGTGATCGCGTTGCGGGCGGCAGCCGGGTCGGACGATCCCGCCGGCATCGTGCCGACCACGCTGTTCGCGACCATCTGCTCTACGGCTGTGGCGATCACCACGGCGAAGTTGCTGCAGCGCTTCTGGTCCTACCCGAAGCCGGCTGTGGACGAGCCCGCCGCCGGCTGGGCGGAAGTGCACGACCGGCCGGAAGAGCAGCCGCACCAGTCCGACGATCCCAGCCAGCCGGCGGCCGACGACGAGACATCCGAGGAGGTGTGGGACACCGAGCTGCCGGACGCGGCGAGCGAGGCCTATCCCGGGTGGGTGTCCGCGCTGGTGTTCGCGGTCGTGGCCGCGTTGATCCCGCTGACGGTCGTCTACGGCAAGACGATCGCGCCCTGGATCATCCCCGGGTTGATCGTGCTGCTGCTGGGCTATGGCGCGCTCAACCGCGTGCGGGTCTACGAGGTGTTCGTCGAAGGCGCGCGCGACGGTTTCCAGGTGGCGCTTCGGATTATCCCGTATCTGGTGGCGATCCTGGTCGCGGTCGGCATGCTGCGCGACTCGGGCGCGCTTGCGTTGTTGATCGATCCGCTGAGCCAGGTCACGCGCCTGTTCGGCCTGCCGGGTGAAGCCTTACCGATGGCGATCCTGCGTCCACTGTCGGGGTCCGGTGCTTACGGCGTGCTTGCCTCGATTATCCAGGACCCGGCGATCGGGCCGGACAGTTACACCGGCTATCTGGTTTCGACTTTCCAGGGATCGACCGAAACGACCTTCTACGTCCTCGCGGTCTATTTCGGGGCGGTGCAGATCCGGCGCATCCGCCACGCGCTGGCCGCCGCCTTGACGGCGGACATCGCTGGCATCCTCGCGGCGGTGGCGATCGTCGCCTATCTTTACGGCTAG
- a CDS encoding BolA family protein → MPIHAHDLESMIREGIPDAQVSVEDLAGDGDHYAVYVVSKEFEGKNRVQQHQMVYQALQGKMGGELHALAVQTSTPKS, encoded by the coding sequence ATGCCAATCCATGCACATGACCTCGAGTCGATGATCCGCGAGGGCATCCCGGACGCGCAGGTCTCGGTCGAGGACCTGGCCGGTGACGGCGACCACTATGCGGTCTATGTCGTCTCGAAGGAATTCGAGGGCAAGAACCGGGTGCAGCAGCACCAGATGGTCTACCAAGCCTTGCAAGGCAAAATGGGCGGTGAGCTGCACGCGCTCGCCGTGCAGACATCGACGCCGAAGAGCTAA